A genomic segment from Peribacillus sp. ACCC06369 encodes:
- a CDS encoding Fe3+ hydroxamate ABC transporter substrate-binding protein, with translation MFGEDPKCINCGKEIKGDEVVLVKMRYPKRRGMTEIKAYLKNEGSFICEECFDKA, from the coding sequence ATGTTCGGGGAAGACCCAAAGTGTATTAATTGTGGAAAAGAAATTAAAGGCGATGAAGTTGTTCTTGTGAAAATGCGTTATCCGAAGCGTAGAGGGATGACTGAAATAAAAGCATATTTAAAAAATGAAGGAAGTTTCATCTGTGAAGAGTGTTTTGATAAAGCTTAA
- a CDS encoding TSUP family transporter produces the protein MEDINLYTLLFLIIAGFIAAFIDSVVGGGGLISIPALLFTGISPSAALATNKLAGTMGSLTSTISFIRAGKVNFKFVIKLFPITVIGAALGAFVVHFVSAEILKPLILILLVIVAIYTMVKKDWGKDARYKGLTRKKMLLLIAIIFAIGFYDGFLGPGTGSFLLFSFLIIGFDFVQAAGNARILNFGSNIAALIIFLSMGTVNFAYGIPMGLAMVAGALVGTNFAIKKGASYVRLLFICVTILLIGKNVLNYFHVF, from the coding sequence ATGGAGGATATCAATCTCTATACTTTGCTATTTTTAATTATTGCGGGTTTTATTGCTGCATTCATCGATTCCGTTGTGGGCGGAGGCGGCTTAATTTCCATTCCGGCTTTATTGTTCACGGGGATTTCGCCTTCTGCGGCACTTGCGACTAATAAGCTTGCGGGTACAATGGGATCTTTAACGAGTACGATTTCATTCATTCGGGCTGGCAAAGTCAATTTCAAATTCGTCATCAAGCTGTTTCCGATTACTGTGATTGGAGCGGCATTAGGGGCTTTTGTTGTACATTTCGTTTCCGCTGAAATATTAAAGCCCCTCATTTTGATCCTGTTGGTCATTGTTGCGATTTATACGATGGTAAAAAAGGATTGGGGTAAAGATGCAAGGTATAAAGGACTGACAAGGAAGAAAATGTTACTTCTGATTGCCATAATTTTTGCCATTGGTTTTTATGATGGTTTTCTTGGACCAGGGACAGGCTCCTTTTTATTATTTTCATTTTTGATCATTGGATTTGATTTTGTCCAGGCAGCTGGGAATGCAAGAATATTGAACTTTGGAAGCAATATAGCCGCACTTATCATTTTCTTATCGATGGGGACCGTCAATTTTGCCTATGGAATTCCGATGGGTCTTGCAATGGTCGCAGGAGCATTGGTCGGAACGAATTTCGCAATTAAGAAAGGTGCTTCCTATGTACGTTTATTATTCATTTGCGTCACGATTTTACTGATTGGAAAAAATGTCTTGAATTATTTTCATGTGTTTTGA
- a CDS encoding DNA starvation/stationary phase protection protein: MAQKKLGTLVNKEIANFSVLYTKIHNYHWFVNGPHFFELHQKLEELYKEVTTNYDELAERLLAIGEKPVATLKEYLELTTIEEATGKENTEDMVQSVISDFEKLSEEFLEIIEVAEQEDPVTADMLTGMKKSLNKHAWMLRAYLGH, encoded by the coding sequence ATGGCTCAGAAAAAATTAGGAACTTTAGTGAATAAGGAAATTGCAAACTTCAGTGTTCTTTATACGAAAATTCATAATTACCACTGGTTCGTGAATGGACCGCACTTCTTTGAACTTCATCAAAAATTGGAAGAGCTATATAAAGAAGTGACAACTAATTATGACGAACTGGCTGAAAGACTATTGGCCATTGGTGAAAAACCGGTCGCTACCCTTAAAGAATACTTGGAATTAACCACGATTGAAGAAGCGACAGGGAAAGAAAATACAGAAGATATGGTTCAAAGTGTCATCAGTGATTTTGAGAAGCTTTCCGAAGAGTTCTTGGAAATTATCGAAGTTGCGGAACAAGAAGATCCGGTTACGGCTGATATGCTGACAGGCATGAAGAAAAGCTTAAACAAACATGCTTGGATGTTGCGTGCGTATTTAGGACATTAA
- a CDS encoding TetR/AcrR family transcriptional regulator, whose protein sequence is MKSDEIKKAALKYFSIHGYEGTSLSQIAEEVGIRKQSIYSHFKGKDDLFLSVLMDAKEMELSSYVEYFKMMRNSDPEETLYGFLEEMIKMFQEVESLKFWLRMGFFPPTHLYNEIQKETDDLQVQQEALMEEIFRSWLSEGALNTGNARTLTLAYSGVIVAIMVELVYADNRERVAEKLAASWSIFWRGISK, encoded by the coding sequence ATGAAAAGCGATGAAATAAAAAAAGCGGCACTCAAATATTTTTCGATTCATGGGTATGAGGGGACTTCACTCTCACAAATTGCGGAAGAAGTCGGAATAAGGAAACAATCCATTTATTCTCACTTTAAAGGGAAGGACGATCTGTTTTTATCTGTCCTTATGGACGCCAAGGAAATGGAGCTTTCGTCTTATGTGGAGTATTTCAAAATGATGCGCAACAGTGATCCGGAAGAGACGCTATACGGATTTTTGGAAGAAATGATCAAGATGTTCCAGGAGGTAGAAAGTTTGAAGTTCTGGCTTCGCATGGGATTCTTTCCGCCAACACATCTATACAATGAAATACAGAAGGAGACTGATGATCTTCAGGTTCAACAGGAAGCCTTAATGGAAGAGATATTCCGATCATGGTTATCAGAGGGGGCTTTAAACACAGGGAATGCGCGGACCCTGACATTGGCGTATTCAGGTGTCATCGTGGCCATTATGGTTGAACTGGTTTATGCCGATAATCGAGAGCGGGTGGCGGAAAAACTTGCAGCGTCATGGTCCATTTTTTGGAGAGGTATTTCAAAGTAA
- a CDS encoding ABC transporter ATP-binding protein, producing MSFLKIQDIHHTYFSNQTAATALADISLDIEKGEFVSFLGPSGCGKTTLLSIIAGLFPPTAGKILLENKPLKANSDLSIGYMLQQDYLFPWKTIEENVLLGLKLIKKDEGLERIKTLKLLSDVGLGGTGKLYPRELSGGMRQRAALARTLAVDPKILLLDEPFSALDYQTKLKLEDLVFETLKSFGKTAVLVTHDIGEAIAMSDRIYLFSANPGSVHKTFDVPDEMRELTPFHARNHPQYPMLFQTIWKELESLEY from the coding sequence ATGAGCTTTTTAAAAATCCAAGACATTCACCATACTTATTTTTCAAATCAGACGGCAGCGACCGCACTCGCGGACATTTCCCTCGACATTGAAAAAGGTGAATTCGTCTCTTTTCTAGGTCCCAGCGGCTGCGGAAAGACCACCCTGCTTTCCATCATCGCAGGGCTATTTCCGCCCACTGCGGGAAAGATCCTGCTCGAAAACAAACCGCTGAAGGCCAACAGTGACCTTTCAATCGGCTATATGCTGCAGCAGGATTATCTATTTCCATGGAAGACGATAGAAGAAAATGTTTTATTAGGATTGAAACTGATTAAAAAGGATGAAGGCCTTGAGAGAATAAAGACGCTGAAACTATTAAGTGACGTTGGATTGGGAGGCACCGGAAAATTATATCCGCGCGAACTCTCAGGCGGAATGAGGCAAAGGGCTGCACTGGCACGGACACTGGCGGTTGATCCAAAAATCCTTTTGCTTGACGAACCCTTCTCGGCCCTTGATTACCAAACGAAGCTGAAGCTGGAAGACCTTGTTTTTGAAACCTTGAAATCCTTCGGAAAGACAGCCGTGCTCGTCACCCATGATATCGGTGAAGCCATTGCAATGAGTGACCGCATTTATCTGTTTTCCGCGAACCCGGGTAGCGTGCACAAAACTTTCGATGTTCCCGATGAAATGCGTGAACTGACGCCTTTCCATGCACGCAACCATCCACAGTATCCGATGCTATTCCAAACGATCTGGAAGGAGCTTGAGAGCCTTGAATATTGA
- the ytzI gene encoding YtzI protein — protein sequence MITVLVISIIVILIVLALSVLTIGKGYSYKHTVDPIDPLPEDERNKEESEK from the coding sequence ATGATTACGGTTTTAGTTATCTCCATTATTGTGATTCTGATTGTATTGGCATTATCCGTCCTAACCATCGGAAAAGGTTACAGCTACAAGCATACAGTGGATCCCATTGACCCTTTGCCAGAGGATGAGCGGAATAAGGAAGAATCCGAAAAATAA
- a CDS encoding prolyl oligopeptidase family serine peptidase, translated as MFYNKIKEKGEWKLENGTIISKRRFPSPHPQIHLYSVTYISQGLKVKGLLAEPVDGEIHDAFLYLRGGIKNVGKVRPARIVQYAVEGFIVFAPFYRGNQGGEGDEDFGGEDRFDAISGFNLLEQHPRVNKDHIHILGFSRGGIMALWTGIYCKNAASIVTWGGVSDMFLTYVERVDMRRMMKRVIGGTPKKCPDQYEYRTPLFAIEDLNIPVLIIHGEKDDNVAIEHAYRLEKRLKMHDKEVESWYFPQFTHYFPPAINRKVVEDLTTWMKNKTE; from the coding sequence ATGTTTTACAATAAGATTAAAGAGAAAGGAGAGTGGAAATTGGAGAACGGAACGATTATTTCAAAACGGCGGTTTCCCTCACCGCATCCACAAATCCATCTTTATTCAGTTACATACATATCACAAGGCCTGAAAGTAAAGGGGTTACTGGCTGAACCGGTTGATGGTGAAATTCACGATGCCTTCTTATATTTACGCGGCGGGATTAAAAATGTCGGCAAGGTTAGGCCCGCAAGGATTGTGCAGTATGCCGTAGAAGGTTTTATCGTTTTTGCCCCTTTTTACCGCGGAAATCAAGGCGGAGAGGGAGATGAGGATTTTGGGGGAGAAGATAGGTTCGACGCGATATCAGGGTTCAATCTTCTTGAACAGCACCCCCGAGTGAACAAGGACCACATTCATATCCTCGGATTTTCCCGTGGCGGCATCATGGCGCTTTGGACTGGGATATACTGCAAGAATGCAGCTTCGATCGTCACATGGGGAGGTGTGTCGGATATGTTTTTAACATATGTCGAACGTGTCGATATGCGTCGGATGATGAAGCGGGTCATCGGCGGAACACCAAAAAAATGCCCTGATCAATATGAATACCGTACGCCATTGTTTGCGATTGAAGATTTGAATATACCCGTTCTGATCATTCATGGTGAAAAAGATGATAATGTCGCCATTGAACATGCGTACAGGTTGGAGAAAAGGTTGAAAATGCATGACAAAGAGGTCGAAAGCTGGTATTTTCCTCAATTCACGCATTACTTCCCACCGGCTATTAACAGAAAAGTAGTCGAAGATTTAACAACTTGGATGAAAAATAAAACCGAATAA
- a CDS encoding DUF2584 domain-containing protein: MGMPMELNTMIVTKGNETREEENIFRLSKAGYRLYPIDIPIDVRKTIQSDSSGTAVIQKIEWTSEKTIITYQLLSLNSTN; the protein is encoded by the coding sequence ATGGGCATGCCTATGGAACTCAATACTATGATCGTTACAAAAGGGAATGAAACCCGGGAAGAAGAAAATATCTTTCGGCTATCGAAAGCAGGTTACCGGTTATATCCTATCGATATCCCAATCGATGTCCGCAAAACGATTCAATCTGACTCAAGCGGAACAGCCGTTATCCAAAAAATTGAATGGACCAGTGAAAAGACCATCATTACGTACCAACTTCTATCACTGAACTCAACTAACTAA
- a CDS encoding MATE family efflux transporter: MSLREKQQQNLLEMESTGRVFLRYLIPSMIGMVLMALNFVVDGVMVGNKLGSVALAGVNIAGPIYTIFVAMSIWIGVGGATLYSQSMGARNYGRARFIFTHSIILITIFTVIIGLIAYAFHHQLVYALGANEATAPFATDYMNVFLMLGFVFTLENTLSIFVRNNGNPNLAMASLIVTAISNFVLNFIILYVLELGVRETAYGTILAAALGILVLSLHFFTKKNTLRLVKFRFEKSLFMMTMMIGFPSFLAEIGVSVFTIAHNNAFSRLAGTDGLAAFSIVNYAHSVMLLMFLGIGSAIQPLVSYYHGAKDEKRKRETVRIAIFTAMGAGISITLMGQVAAPFIVNLFGDFSSDVKELATIGIRIFFSGYILMGVNFVMMTYFQSIGQVKMAAWITIGREFIFMLIFLLTLPLIFGTNAAWLAIPLSEVVIFLTVLLYLKRKGSKIWGKAQFNKMIN; the protein is encoded by the coding sequence ATGTCATTAAGAGAAAAACAACAACAAAATCTACTGGAGATGGAATCGACGGGAAGGGTCTTTTTACGCTATTTGATTCCTTCCATGATAGGAATGGTATTGATGGCATTGAACTTTGTTGTCGATGGCGTGATGGTCGGCAATAAACTTGGATCGGTTGCCCTTGCAGGAGTTAATATAGCAGGGCCCATTTATACGATTTTTGTAGCGATGTCGATTTGGATTGGGGTAGGGGGCGCAACACTTTATTCACAAAGCATGGGGGCAAGGAATTATGGCCGTGCACGCTTTATTTTCACCCATTCCATCATTTTGATTACGATATTCACCGTAATCATTGGTCTGATTGCCTACGCTTTTCACCATCAGCTTGTTTATGCACTAGGGGCCAATGAAGCAACGGCTCCCTTTGCAACGGACTACATGAATGTTTTCTTGATGCTGGGCTTTGTTTTCACGTTGGAAAACACTTTAAGCATATTCGTCAGGAATAATGGCAATCCGAATTTGGCCATGGCCTCCCTTATCGTTACAGCCATATCCAATTTCGTTTTGAACTTCATTATTCTTTACGTACTTGAACTAGGGGTGCGTGAGACAGCTTATGGTACGATCTTGGCAGCAGCATTGGGGATACTGGTTCTAAGCCTGCACTTTTTCACGAAGAAGAATACGCTTCGTCTCGTCAAGTTCCGTTTTGAAAAGTCACTATTCATGATGACGATGATGATCGGTTTTCCTAGTTTCTTAGCGGAAATAGGTGTATCCGTCTTTACTATCGCTCATAATAATGCGTTCTCCCGACTTGCAGGCACCGATGGATTAGCTGCATTTTCGATTGTGAATTATGCCCATAGTGTCATGCTGTTGATGTTTCTCGGCATAGGGTCGGCGATCCAGCCGCTGGTAAGTTATTATCATGGTGCAAAAGATGAAAAGAGGAAGCGCGAAACGGTCCGCATTGCCATTTTTACCGCAATGGGGGCAGGAATATCCATTACCCTCATGGGACAGGTTGCCGCTCCTTTCATCGTGAATTTATTCGGTGATTTTTCAAGTGACGTTAAAGAACTTGCTACAATTGGAATTAGGATCTTCTTTAGCGGCTATATCCTAATGGGTGTCAACTTTGTCATGATGACCTATTTCCAATCAATTGGGCAAGTGAAGATGGCCGCCTGGATCACGATTGGGCGAGAGTTCATTTTCATGCTGATATTCTTGCTGACATTACCGCTTATATTCGGGACGAATGCAGCATGGCTGGCCATTCCATTATCAGAGGTGGTCATATTCTTAACAGTCCTACTTTATTTAAAAAGAAAAGGTTCGAAAATTTGGGGAAAAGCCCAGTTCAATAAAATGATAAATTGA
- a CDS encoding hydrolase — protein sequence MNVSENRKKYYIWLPNGQITQDRESSPWNFEIEATDNEVIKLRELFDYNYSVGEENFYRAHVPYLQYHFDRENDKQDITLQKIYEMIYALGTEEGRRHIESMGILQAKPTDDGLEY from the coding sequence ATGAATGTGTCTGAAAACAGGAAAAAGTATTACATTTGGCTTCCGAATGGGCAGATAACACAAGATAGGGAAAGTTCTCCATGGAATTTCGAAATCGAGGCGACTGATAATGAAGTCATCAAGCTACGTGAGTTATTTGATTATAATTATTCAGTAGGGGAAGAAAACTTTTACCGGGCACATGTCCCATACCTACAATATCATTTTGACCGGGAAAATGATAAACAGGACATCACACTCCAAAAAATTTACGAGATGATTTATGCACTAGGTACTGAAGAAGGAAGACGGCATATAGAAAGTATGGGGATTTTACAGGCAAAACCAACAGACGATGGCCTCGAATATTGA
- the ytkD gene encoding RNA deprotection pyrophosphohydrolase, producing the protein MKRFLDKNGYKVEYSENPVFGESWHVFVLSRYKGMWVLTKHRERGLEFPGGKREAGESIEQTAIREVYEETGGVVEELQFLGQYKVHDPVKPFVKSIYYASLREVEKKEDYLETDGPIFLEAFPDVLGEEFSFIMKDQIVPLSLSRLDGSI; encoded by the coding sequence ATGAAACGCTTTTTAGATAAGAACGGATATAAGGTGGAATACTCCGAGAATCCTGTTTTTGGTGAGTCCTGGCATGTTTTTGTGCTAAGCAGGTATAAGGGAATGTGGGTATTGACCAAACACAGAGAGCGGGGGCTGGAGTTCCCGGGAGGTAAGCGGGAAGCAGGGGAGTCGATAGAACAAACAGCCATACGGGAAGTGTATGAAGAAACAGGGGGGGTAGTGGAGGAGCTGCAATTTTTGGGACAATATAAAGTGCATGACCCAGTTAAGCCATTCGTTAAATCGATATACTATGCTTCTTTGCGTGAGGTCGAAAAGAAGGAAGATTACCTGGAAACGGACGGCCCGATCTTTTTGGAAGCATTTCCGGATGTACTGGGTGAGGAGTTTAGTTTCATCATGAAAGATCAGATTGTGCCTTTGAGCTTATCAAGGCTGGATGGCAGTATATAA
- a CDS encoding DUF523 domain-containing protein, with protein MILVSSCLAGLEVRYNGTHSLDDRIMELMREKKAVAVCPELLGGFSTPREPAEIIGGDGGDVLDGKAKVIEKSGRDVTELYIEGANLTLLKAQEVGATLVVLKEYSPSCGSATIYNGEFKGERRVGNGVTAALLKRHGFTVTSEEGLVDYLDEK; from the coding sequence GTGATTTTGGTAAGTTCTTGTTTAGCGGGTCTTGAGGTGAGGTACAACGGTACACACAGCCTGGACGATAGAATTATGGAATTAATGAGGGAGAAAAAGGCTGTAGCGGTTTGTCCTGAGTTGCTTGGCGGTTTTTCGACACCTAGGGAACCTGCTGAGATAATTGGCGGTGATGGTGGGGATGTCCTTGATGGAAAAGCGAAGGTAATTGAAAAGTCGGGTCGGGATGTAACGGAGTTGTACATAGAAGGAGCCAATCTTACATTATTGAAAGCCCAGGAGGTTGGAGCGACGCTTGTCGTTTTAAAAGAATATAGTCCATCCTGTGGAAGTGCGACGATTTATAATGGTGAATTCAAGGGGGAGAGGAGGGTCGGGAATGGAGTGACCGCGGCTTTGCTTAAACGCCATGGATTCACGGTTACTTCAGAGGAAGGGTTAGTCGATTATCTGGATGAAAAATGA
- a CDS encoding ABC transporter substrate-binding protein, whose product MLVIPLGACGNKDQETTKVRVAEVTRSLFYTPQYVAIEKGFFKDEGLSIDLKTTAGGDKTMTTLLSNGADIALVGSETSIYVQAQGSNDPVINFAQLTQTDGTFLVSREKIDNFKWDMLKNSTFLGQRKGGMPQMAGEFVLKKHNIDPKEDLNLIQNIDFANVATAFASGTGDFVQLFEPTASVFEKEGKGYIVASFGTESGHLPYTVYMAKESYLKEDKETVEKFTKALKKAQDWVQENDAAEIAKVIQPYFEDTNIETMETVINRYKEQGSFATDPILDEEEWNNLQNIMDEAGELPSRISHDELVNTDFAEEVTK is encoded by the coding sequence ATGCTGGTGATCCCGCTCGGAGCATGCGGCAACAAGGACCAGGAAACAACGAAGGTCAGGGTGGCCGAAGTTACCCGCTCCCTTTTCTATACACCGCAATATGTAGCGATTGAAAAGGGATTTTTTAAAGACGAGGGCCTAAGCATTGATTTGAAAACGACGGCAGGCGGCGACAAGACGATGACCACGCTTCTGTCCAATGGTGCGGACATTGCTCTCGTTGGCTCTGAAACATCGATCTATGTTCAGGCACAAGGTTCGAACGATCCCGTCATCAACTTTGCCCAATTAACACAGACGGATGGAACGTTTCTTGTTTCACGTGAAAAAATCGACAACTTCAAATGGGATATGCTGAAAAACTCTACATTCCTAGGCCAGCGAAAAGGCGGGATGCCACAAATGGCCGGCGAGTTCGTATTGAAAAAACATAACATAGACCCGAAAGAAGATTTGAATCTCATCCAGAATATTGATTTTGCGAATGTCGCAACTGCCTTCGCTTCCGGAACCGGCGATTTTGTTCAACTGTTCGAACCAACAGCCAGCGTGTTTGAAAAAGAAGGAAAAGGCTATATCGTCGCTTCTTTCGGCACCGAGTCCGGGCATCTTCCCTATACGGTTTATATGGCTAAGGAAAGCTATTTGAAAGAAGACAAAGAGACTGTCGAGAAATTCACGAAGGCATTGAAGAAAGCACAGGATTGGGTTCAGGAAAATGACGCTGCCGAAATCGCCAAAGTCATTCAGCCATATTTTGAAGATACCAATATCGAGACGATGGAAACAGTCATCAACCGCTACAAAGAACAAGGATCCTTTGCCACCGACCCCATTCTTGATGAAGAAGAATGGAACAATCTGCAAAACATCATGGATGAAGCAGGAGAGCTGCCTTCACGTATAAGCCATGATGAGCTGGTCAATACAGATTTTGCTGAAGAAGTCACTAAATAG
- the wecB gene encoding UDP-N-acetylglucosamine 2-epimerase (non-hydrolyzing), which yields MPKQRLKVMTVFGTRPEAIKMAPVVLELKKHQEEIETIVVVTAQHREMLDQVLQCFQIKPDHDLDMMKDRQTLEEITTRGIEKLSSLMKNIKPDIVLVHGDTTTTFIASLAAFYNKIQVGHVEAGLRTWNKHSPFPEEMNRQLTGVLADLHFAPTKKAAENLLMENKQNDRIHITGNTVIDALKTTIQKDYTHPILSGLNGDRMLLMTVHRRENIGKPMQGIFRSVKRLLDEHGDIQVVFPIHKNPVVREIAHEIFNDNDRLHIIEPLEVIDFHNFAARSHLILTDSGGVQEEAPSLGVPVLVLRDTTERPEGIEAGTLLLAGIEEERIYQLTNDLLTSEEAYKKMATASNPYGDGLASKRIVEILLKHSMKSPLPI from the coding sequence ATGCCTAAACAACGTTTAAAGGTCATGACCGTATTTGGTACAAGACCGGAGGCCATCAAAATGGCACCCGTCGTATTGGAACTGAAAAAACATCAAGAAGAAATAGAAACCATCGTGGTGGTCACCGCCCAGCATAGGGAAATGCTCGACCAAGTCTTGCAATGTTTTCAAATAAAGCCAGATCACGATTTGGATATGATGAAGGATAGGCAAACATTAGAAGAAATTACAACTCGAGGCATTGAAAAGTTGAGTTCGCTCATGAAAAATATAAAACCGGATATCGTCCTCGTTCATGGGGATACAACGACAACTTTCATCGCAAGCTTGGCTGCTTTCTATAATAAGATACAGGTTGGTCACGTTGAAGCTGGTCTCCGTACCTGGAATAAGCATTCACCGTTCCCTGAAGAGATGAATCGACAGTTGACTGGAGTCCTGGCTGACTTGCACTTTGCACCGACCAAGAAGGCTGCTGAAAATCTCCTAATGGAAAACAAACAGAATGACCGTATCCACATTACCGGTAACACTGTCATCGATGCCTTGAAAACAACGATACAAAAAGACTACACTCATCCGATCCTCTCCGGGTTGAATGGCGATAGAATGCTATTGATGACCGTACACCGTCGTGAAAATATCGGAAAACCCATGCAAGGAATATTCCGTTCCGTGAAACGGCTTCTTGATGAACATGGGGATATCCAAGTTGTTTTTCCGATTCATAAAAACCCAGTCGTTCGCGAAATCGCTCATGAGATTTTCAACGATAACGATAGGCTGCATATAATCGAACCTTTAGAGGTGATTGATTTCCATAATTTCGCTGCGCGATCCCATCTGATCCTGACAGATTCCGGAGGGGTGCAAGAAGAAGCCCCATCACTGGGTGTCCCAGTTCTGGTATTGCGCGATACGACGGAACGGCCGGAAGGAATAGAAGCTGGCACTCTATTATTGGCAGGGATCGAAGAAGAAAGAATTTACCAATTAACAAATGACCTACTTACGAGTGAAGAGGCCTATAAAAAAATGGCCACAGCTTCCAACCCATATGGAGATGGACTTGCTTCAAAGCGGATTGTTGAAATCCTATTAAAGCATAGTATGAAATCCCCCCTTCCAATATGA
- a CDS encoding DUF6154 family protein, which yields MKLIEELYNMYRNKMTGDEEDIDMLTFAVLEQLDRKEIFELLQEMDDQELTNLMGLYIIETLKGKFAQNSMNDTKPTHFPPRNIH from the coding sequence TTGAAGTTAATTGAAGAATTATACAATATGTACCGCAATAAGATGACTGGTGATGAAGAAGATATTGATATGCTTACTTTTGCCGTTCTGGAACAACTGGATCGCAAGGAAATTTTCGAATTGCTTCAAGAGATGGATGATCAGGAACTAACCAATCTAATGGGCCTTTACATTATTGAAACTTTAAAAGGGAAGTTCGCACAAAATAGCATGAACGACACGAAACCTACACATTTTCCGCCACGGAATATTCATTAA
- a CDS encoding ABC transporter permease — translation MNIEQLHNQYKTSLKKENRLIRFYQILIFIVFFSSWELFSKMEWIDPLIFSSPTKVWHLFIQKLSDGTLLSHSGVTLFETVLGFIIGTFLGTVLASLLWWSPRLSKTLDPYLVILNAMPKVALGPIIIVAFGPGFPSIISMGAIISIIITTIVVYTAFREVDPNYLKVLQTFGATRTQAFREAILPASFPTIISTLKVNVGLSWVGVIVGEFLVSAKGLGYLIIYGFQVFNFTLVMLALMIIAVFATIMYQLVELLERKLIKD, via the coding sequence TTGAATATTGAACAACTTCATAACCAATATAAAACCTCATTAAAAAAGGAAAACAGGCTCATTCGCTTTTATCAGATCCTGATTTTCATAGTTTTTTTCAGTAGTTGGGAACTTTTTTCCAAGATGGAATGGATTGACCCGCTCATCTTCAGCTCCCCAACTAAAGTGTGGCACCTTTTCATACAGAAATTGAGTGATGGAACGCTGCTTTCCCATTCCGGAGTGACGCTATTCGAGACCGTTCTCGGCTTCATCATAGGGACTTTTCTTGGAACGGTCCTGGCATCACTGCTCTGGTGGTCGCCAAGATTATCAAAAACACTTGACCCCTATCTCGTCATTTTAAATGCCATGCCGAAAGTGGCACTCGGCCCCATCATCATCGTAGCATTCGGCCCTGGCTTTCCTTCCATCATCTCGATGGGGGCAATCATCTCCATCATCATCACCACCATCGTCGTCTACACCGCATTTCGCGAAGTGGACCCGAACTACCTGAAGGTGCTCCAAACTTTTGGAGCCACAAGAACACAAGCTTTTCGGGAAGCCATATTACCCGCCTCATTCCCAACGATCATCTCGACATTGAAAGTGAATGTCGGCCTCTCCTGGGTCGGCGTCATCGTCGGAGAATTCCTTGTCTCGGCGAAAGGACTGGGCTACCTGATCATTTATGGCTTTCAAGTCTTCAACTTCACCCTCGTCATGCTTGCCTTGATGATCATCGCCGTCTTTGCCACCATCATGTATCAACTTGTCGAACTGCTCGAGCGAAAACTAATCAAAGACTAA
- a CDS encoding VOC family protein, whose protein sequence is MKNQVTPYLMFDGQAKDALAFYAEVFQAEITDLQTYGEAGFPTPEEANDLVLHAKIKKGDMLIMVSDTFPGNPLQVGNNVSLVLECESDSEIQYLYDAICEKGLSLMELQDTFWGAKYGKVKDQFGVHWDLNYTK, encoded by the coding sequence ATGAAAAATCAGGTTACCCCCTATTTAATGTTCGATGGACAAGCAAAGGACGCATTAGCCTTTTATGCAGAGGTATTCCAAGCAGAGATTACCGACCTGCAAACTTACGGTGAAGCTGGTTTCCCAACACCTGAAGAAGCGAATGACCTTGTTTTGCATGCCAAAATCAAAAAAGGCGATATGTTGATCATGGTATCTGATACGTTTCCAGGCAATCCCCTTCAAGTCGGGAATAATGTATCGTTGGTCCTCGAATGTGAAAGCGACTCGGAAATCCAGTATTTATATGATGCCATCTGTGAAAAAGGATTATCCTTAATGGAACTGCAAGATACCTTTTGGGGGGCCAAGTATGGTAAAGTCAAGGATCAATTTGGCGTTCACTGGGACTTGAATTACACAAAATGA